A DNA window from Hordeum vulgare subsp. vulgare chromosome 1H, MorexV3_pseudomolecules_assembly, whole genome shotgun sequence contains the following coding sequences:
- the LOC123407902 gene encoding embryo-specific protein ATS3A-like yields MAGPGVVAAASRLSLLLLLVAVFGGFSPDSRTEAAVRTCTYTVKVKTSCASPARTSDAVSVAFGDAYRNEAYGARLPPGAFERCGTDTFRVSGVCGYGVCYLYLRRAGRDGWAPEWVQVVEPGPGAGEKPATFYFGAPLPDGVWYGHNRCPKAKASAAARTNTTSTAASPLG; encoded by the exons ATGGCGGGTCCCGGCGTCGTAGCGGCCGCGTCTCGCCTCTCGCTCCTGCTGCTGCTCGTCGCCGTCTTCGGAGGCTTCTCCCCCGACAGCCGCAcc GAGGCGGCCGTGCGGACGTGCACGTACACGGTGAAGGTGAAGACGAGCTGCGCGTCGCCGGCGCGGACGTCGGACGCGGTCAGCGTGGCGTTCGGCGACGCGTACCGGAACGAGGCGTACGGCGCGCGCCTCCCGCCCGGCGCCTTCGAGCGGTGCGGCACCGACACCTTCCGCGTCTCCGGGGTGTGCGGGTACGGCGTCTGCTACCTCTACCTCCGCCGCGCCGGCCGCGACGGCTGGGCGCCCGAGTGGGTCCAGGTCGTCGAGCCGGGCCCCGGCGCCGGAGAGAAGCCCGCCACGTTCTACTTCGGAGCGCCGTTGCCGGACGGCGTTTGGTACGGCCACAACCGCTGCCCCAAGGCCAAAGCATCGGCGGCGGCTCGGACAAACACCACCTCTACGGCTGCTTCGCCTCTGGGCTAG